The window ggggctgggcagggggtggggggggtggggggggcggggagggggcctcctcctcctcctcggccCCGCTCAGCTccacccccagcagcacacTCAGCGTCGTCATCACCCGGGGGTCCTGCAGCTTCCTGGCGGGAGGGGCAGGGGTGCGTGGGGAAGTGCCCCAAAATCCACATCCCGATATCCACCGGGGGGGCTGCATCCCGAAATCCGCACCCCGACATCCCCCAAGGGGGCTGCACCCCAAAATCTGCACCCTGGCCCCCACCCTGGGGGTCCTGCACCTtctgggggggcaggggaaCATTGAAGGGGGTGTCCGGAAATCCACACCCCGACACACCGTGGGGGGgcagcaccccaaaacctgcacCCTGACCCCCACCCACGggccctgctgcttccctgaaCTCCCCAAAATGAGCTAACAACCCCCAGTCTCCCAAATTCAGCCCTACATACCCGCCCTGTCCTACCCCAAAgccaccccaaaccccttcctAGCCCCACCCCAGTCCTCCAgagccccctcccagcccaccctgGCCCCGCAAGGCCCATTCCCAGCCCACCCAGCCCCCCCGAGGCCCATTCCCagccccccagggccccccGAGGCCCAGCACTGACGCCCCGAGCTGCCCCGGGTCGCTGCGCAGCGTCTCCAGCAGTCGCCGGTACTCGGGGTCCCCCAGCAGCGCCCGCGTCCGGGGGTCCCCCTCGAGTCGTGCCAGCAGGTCAGGGGCACTGAAGGGGTTCAGCAGTTTCCGCTCTGAAATTAGGTCAAGGACCTTTACAGGGACTCCAAATAACCTTCCTAGGATGCCCAGTCCCATTCTGAGAACCCCAAAAACTCCCCACACCCCCTCCCAgggaccccaaacccctcaggGCCACCCAAAGCCTCTCCCAGGGACCTCCAAACCTGCTCTGGGACCCGCAAGCAGCCTCCCCAGCCACTCCTCcactccctgcagcccctccagccccgtGTCAGCCCGCCCCTTCCCAGGCCCAAACCCCCCAACCCCTGTCAGGCCACTCTCAGAGCCCCGCTGAGCCCCCCGTACCTGCCAGCCGCGTCTCCACCCCGCGcaggccctgcagcagctgctcgTTCCCGGGGTCCCGTGCCAGCCCCTCCTCATACGTGGCCTTGGCCTCCTCCAGGCGCTGCAGGAACTCCAGCGCTGCCGCCTTCCGTGAGTACCCCTGGAAAAGGGAGCAAAGAGGGACCCCACGGTCAGACCTTCCCCCCCGGAAAAGGGGAGCAAAGGGGGACCCTTGGTCAGACGCCCCCAGGGGAACCCTGACCCCTGCCACACAGGAGACCCTTACACCCCACCATCAACGACTACCCTTGGGAGACAGGCAGACCCCTATGGTCAGACCCCCTGGGGCCCCCCAGGGTCAGAGCTCTCAGGGCCCCCCCAGCAACCCCCCACCTTGGCCCAGTCAGGGCGCAGCTCCAGCGTGCGGCAGGCGTCGGCCAGGGCACGGGTGTAGTCCCCGAGCCGCGCGTAGGCGGCCGAGCGGTTGCTGAACAGGACGTGGTTGTTGGGGTCCCGCGCGATGGCGGCCGAGTAGTGCCCCACGGCTGCCCCCACGTCCCCCGCCGCCAGCGCCCGGTTCCCCCGCTCCTTCAGCTCCTGAGCCTGCGGGACACGGAGGGAAGGCACGGACCACGGGGAACGGGAGAGTgcgaggaagaggagaagggagacgaggaaggagaaaggaagggcGTGAGGACGAGTATGAAAGGGAcgaggaggaagaaaaggagggcagaggagcaggcagaagaaaaacaaaggaccCGGAGCAGCAAGGTGCGAGAAAGACGAGAAGGATAAAGGGGTGAGAGAGAAGGGGCACgaggaagaagaaaagtgagAGAACCAAGAAGGGACGAGGAAGAAGAGGGGCGTGAGGAAGGCGAAAAGATGAAGGAAAGTAAAGGAGAGATGGAtagggaggaagagaaacagaaaaacgTGAAGATGGAGCCGGGGCCCCGGGCCCCCAAACAACGGGACACcgccctccagcccctccccgcCTCCTCAAGGACCCCGAAACCCCCCGGAAACTCCCTTTGCTCTCAGCTCCCCCTAGGTCCCGCTCGCCACCCTCCCGGGACACCTCAAGGACCTCCAGACAGCGTGAAACTGCTCCGAGCCCCTCAGGGCTCCCCGATCCCCCTCGGAGCGCCCCGACTCCGGTCGGGGCCTCCAATCCCCTCAGGGACGCCCAGGGCCCCCCGGTCCTCCCCAGGGTCCCCCGGCCCTCCTCAGGCCCCCTCCCCAGGATCCCCCCGACCCAGACCCAACCCTGGGACCCCCTGGCACGCCCCGCAGGTTCCTCCGCCTGCCTCTGGGACTCCCAGGACCCTCCGGACCCTCTcatcccccccaaacctcctccaTGGCCGCAACTCCTCTCGCGCCGCTCCCGCGCCGCCCTCTGGAAGCTGCTAGAAACCCTCGGCCCCACCCCTCGCGCCCCATTGGCCGTCGgtcccgcccgcccgcccccgcgcGCGCTCCAATTGGCCGCCGCCCGACCTTCCGCCTTCCCATTGACCACCGGGAGAAACGGTGCCCGCCCCCCTCCGGACCCGCCCCCGCCGGAAGCCTGCAGCGGGTCCCGCCCCTTCCCGCTCCCATTGGCCGCGGCGCCCAGTGCCGGTTGCCCATTGGCCTCGCCCCGCGCTCCCTTCTGGAATTTTCCACTCTCCATTGGCTGCGAGTGACGCCTATCGGGGGGGAGGATGTGGGTGGGTGGAGGGGGGAATGCTCCCCCTGGCGGCGCGGAGGTCTGGCTGCCGAACGTGTCTCCAGGGGGAGCGAGGGGCGGGGTTTGCACGGGGGCGGGGCTTGCACACGattcccccccacacccccccggAGGCCGAAGGGAGTCAGGTGGTCCCTGGTGGTGGGAAGGGGGGTGTTGAGTGACACACGTGTGACCTTGACAGGACTCAGGCATGATccccctcccctgacacaaccccccccccagccttcGTGCAAGGCCTCATACCCCCCACAAACTCCCCATTGCTCATCCTACCCCAGGGTATCCCTGTGTCACCGCCACCTCATTACTCTCAGTGACCCCATATGACCATCCCCCAACTGCGCCCCTTCCCTCAAGACCCCTTGTGTGAACGCCCCCAGGTGACAGctccccaccccatcccacgGGAAAGAGGCGCTGGCAGGAAAAGGAGCCGCTGGGTTTATTTGGGGGTCAGGGTTCCCCTCGGCCCTTTTGGGTCGATTTTTCCTGATTTTGGtcctttttccccaaatccaacagcaggggcagggggaggggtGAAGGCACCTCGcggggggaagggagggggcaCAGACCCGGGAGGGGGGCAGCAGGGGACCACCCTGACCCCGAGTCCCCTCTGCCTCCACCCCCCAGGCTCTGTCCAGGCCTGGGGTCCTCCTGGAGATCCTGGAGGGATCGAGGCTGTCGGGTCCGTCCCTCTCCCCAATCCCATTCCTGCACCAAATCTGCcgttttccccccaaaaaagccgCGGTGCCaaaaaaacaccttaaaaaagccaaaatgcCCCAAAAGGGAAACGGGGGAGGTGCAGGGCGACCCCTCTCCTCGACTCCCCGGCGGGTCCCTCCAAATGTCCTCAGAACAGGGGCAAGCAACCACAGCCCCAGAGGGGTCCCCAACACGTGGGGTTTCCCAGGAGGAGGGACCCCCCCATCAGGATCCCCCATCCCCTTCACCACCGCCATGGGGCACCTGCCCCCCCCGGTACCCCCGAGCGCTGGGGAGGGGCAGCGGGGGCGGCGGAGGGGGGTACACGGTGCGTATTCCGCCCTCGTCGGGGGGCCGCAGGGGCCGCAGCGGCAGCCGCCCCGCTCTGCTGATTTTAGGGGGCGGGGGGGGTGCCCCTCCTCGCCCCccccgcctcctcctcctcctccaccatcctcccagcacccccaggatCACCCCGGCAGCTGCCGCTGCCGACGCCCCCAGAGCCGCGGCCGGGGGGAGCGCGGTGGGGGTGTCCCCGGCTGGTGCACCGGGAGAACCGGGAGGGGGGTCCCCGGCCCCAGCGCGGGCCTGTGTGCAGAGtgggggggcggcggggggctcGAGGGCCGCGAGGCACACGCGGTACGGGGCACGGGGCTGCAGCGCCCGCACCACATActctccccgctccccccgcacCAGCGTCTCGGTCACGGCCCCCCCTCCGGGCCGCAGCCAGCTCAGCCGCAGGGATGCGCCGGGGGGGGCCGGTGGCCACCGCACCCGCAAGGCCCCCCCCGGCGCCgcctgcacccacagccccgGCGTGGCCGCAGCCCCTGGTGAGGCGGCCACGGCGCCATTTGAAGCCGCTGGGGACACGGCTGCGATGCCGGGGGAagcccccccggcccctgcGGCGGGGGTGTCGCAGGCGTCCATCTCCCCCTGCAGCTCGCCCACCGGCAGTCCCCGCAGCCGCGCGggtgcctggcacagcagcccGCGCACCTCGAGGCGCGGCGGCGCGCGCCGGCGCAGCCAGTCCCGCAGCCAGGCCAGGTTGCAGCCGCAGAACCAGGGGTTGTTGCGCAGCCCCAGGTGGCTCAGGCTGCCCAGGTCATCAAAGAGCCCCCTTGGCAGCGTCGTCAGGTTGTTGTCCGACAGGTCCAGTCGCTCCAGCGCCCTCATCCGTGCCAGTGCACCGGCTGGCACGTGGCTGATGGCGTTGGCGGCCAGCGAGAGCCGGCGCAGCCGCGCACGAGGCAAGTTGGCCGGCGGGGCCGCGAGCGCGTTGCGGCCCAGCGAGAGCTCGCTCAGGTTGCCAAGGCGGCTGAAGGTGTCGTCGGCCATGCGCTGGTTGGCCAGCAGGTTCCCGTCCAGCACCAGGCGCCGCAGCGCCGGCAGCCCCTCGAAGGCGCGCAGCGGGATGGTGTGGATACGGTTGTCGTCCAGGCGCAGCTCCTCCAGCGCCGGCGGCAGCCCGGCCGGCACGCTGCTCAGGTGGTTGCGTGACAGGAAGAGGAGGCGCAGGCGGCGGTTCTCAGCGAAGGCGTCCTCCTCGATGCCGGCTGCCGACACCGAGTTGTCATCCAGGTGTAGGCGCTCGAGCAGCGGTGCCCGCGCCAGCGCCCGCCGGCACAGCCCGCGCACGTTGTTCTCCTGCAGATGCAGCTCCCGCAGCGCCGGCGGCAGGTGTGCCGGCAGCTGCTCCAGCGCGTTGGCGTACAGGTAGAGCACGCGCAGGGCCGGCAGCCGGCCCAGCCGCGCCGGGATCCCCGCGTCACCAATCCGGTTGTTCTGCAGGAATAGGGTGGTGGCGCCGGGCGGGAGCCCCTCAGGCACGGCCGTCAGCCCCCGGTCGTTGCAGTAGACGCGGCCGCCGGCGCAGCGGCACACGGCGGGACAGGCCGCAACAGCCGCGATGGCGACGAGGACGACAGCGGTGACAGCAGTC is drawn from Chiroxiphia lanceolata isolate bChiLan1 chromosome 31, bChiLan1.pri, whole genome shotgun sequence and contains these coding sequences:
- the LOC116800141 gene encoding leucine-rich repeat transmembrane protein FLRT1-like; translated protein: MAPPSPLLHLPPPPWAPRGGPPRRLTAVTAVVLVAIAAVAACPAVCRCAGGRVYCNDRGLTAVPEGLPPGATTLFLQNNRIGDAGIPARLGRLPALRVLYLYANALEQLPAHLPPALRELHLQENNVRGLCRRALARAPLLERLHLDDNSVSAAGIEEDAFAENRRLRLLFLSRNHLSSVPAGLPPALEELRLDDNRIHTIPLRAFEGLPALRRLVLDGNLLANQRMADDTFSRLGNLSELSLGRNALAAPPANLPRARLRRLSLAANAISHVPAGALARMRALERLDLSDNNLTTLPRGLFDDLGSLSHLGLRNNPWFCGCNLAWLRDWLRRRAPPRLEVRGLLCQAPARLRGLPVGELQGEMDACDTPAAGAGGASPGIAAVSPAASNGAVAASPGAAATPGLWVQAAPGGALRVRWPPAPPGASLRLSWLRPGGGAVTETLVRGERGEYVVRALQPRAPYRVCLAALEPPAAPPLCTQARAGAGDPPPGSPGAPAGDTPTALPPAAALGASAAAAAGVILGVLGGWWRRRRRRGGRGGAPPPPPKISRAGRLPLRPLRPPDEGGIRTVYPPPPPPLPLPSARGYRGGQVPHGGGEGDGGS